A DNA window from uncultured Methanoregula sp. contains the following coding sequences:
- a CDS encoding hydantoinase/oxoprolinase family protein yields the protein MIGIDVGGANLKVVDESGVHLHYCPLWENAPITRLLKQYVKGKDDPAAVVMSGELADCFENKLQGISFIVSAVHAAFPKARFYGTDARFHDGDVPQLAAANWLASADYIRTKYPDAVLLDIGSTTADIIPLNRFDRLLGLTDLKRLQSGYLLYTGMLRTNVATLIQSVDLNGIRTPVSTEYFATSADAHLVLDHIDPVLYTCDTPDRKEKTRNASLRRLARVVCADLDEVGVAGAEQIAAEFWLAQKTMICNQVRRIAAESGAGQVVVAGIGAALFARELNGIDLMRELGPEADALPAFAVRELACREKTDC from the coding sequence ATGATCGGGATCGATGTTGGCGGGGCGAACCTCAAGGTTGTTGATGAGAGCGGCGTTCACCTACATTACTGCCCGCTCTGGGAGAATGCTCCCATCACCCGCCTTCTGAAGCAATACGTGAAGGGCAAAGATGATCCGGCTGCGGTGGTGATGAGCGGGGAACTTGCCGATTGTTTCGAGAATAAGCTGCAGGGAATATCGTTCATTGTCAGTGCGGTCCATGCGGCATTTCCCAAAGCCCGTTTTTATGGCACCGATGCCCGCTTCCATGACGGGGACGTCCCGCAGCTGGCAGCTGCCAACTGGCTGGCGTCTGCGGATTATATCCGGACAAAATATCCGGATGCTGTTCTTCTTGATATCGGCAGTACGACTGCGGATATCATTCCCCTTAACCGGTTCGATCGCCTGCTGGGTCTTACCGATCTGAAACGGCTGCAGTCCGGTTACCTGCTTTATACCGGCATGCTCCGGACAAATGTGGCAACCCTGATTCAATCCGTGGATCTCAACGGTATCCGGACTCCTGTCAGCACAGAGTATTTTGCAACCAGTGCCGATGCCCACCTTGTGCTCGATCACATCGATCCTGTACTGTATACCTGCGACACTCCGGATCGGAAGGAAAAGACCCGGAACGCCTCCCTGAGGCGCCTCGCCCGGGTAGTCTGTGCAGATCTTGATGAGGTTGGGGTAGCCGGTGCGGAGCAGATAGCAGCGGAATTCTGGTTGGCCCAGAAAACGATGATCTGCAACCAGGTGCGCAGGATTGCCGCCGAATCCGGGGCAGGGCAGGTTGTGGTTGCAGGTATCGGGGCGGCTCTTTTTGCCCGGGAACTCAACGGCATCGATCTCATGCGGGAACTCGGGCCTGAAGCAGATGCCCTGCCCGCGTTTGCAGTGCGGGAACTGGCGTGCAGGGAAAAAACCGATTGCTGA
- a CDS encoding molybdopterin-dependent oxidoreductase — protein sequence MDFTYVPSTCPYCGNGCGINLVVKDGKVAGISPWHRNPVNEGKVCIRGNKSFEFVNSPARITTPLIKKDGKFAEASWEDAYKEIAGHLKGAKADEIAFVASGRACNEDNYVFKNLAANVIKTANIDYCGRRCNGEVVRSIASAFGTGAMTNSVADISQAKAILVVGSNPLDENPLAGRQIILARKNGAKVIVLDARTTATARIADLHVACNPGTEVAFLMGLMNAIISAGKENKDFIAKKTKDFEKVKGAVAPCSPDQVAKICGVAAETVAKAAEIYAAAPACVITSAGASDGELAKACIDIQILTGNVGKAGAGVNLLRGKSNGQGAMDMDCVPGANGQNLPQMIDAINAGKIKTMYVMGENVAAGGAKAVEALGKLGFLVVQDMFMTETAAKAHVVLPSAAFAERDGTVTNSERRVQRVRKAVEPAGSAKADWQIICDVAKALGADKDFAFKSAEEVFTDIAKHVPHYAGITYAALEKPEAVQWPAAGGKFGTAILFADKFGTSDGKAAFATFAFKAPEAVSTEFPFAVAPQWPMGTLSLNTPSIVREWPEAKIVINKEDAKKLGINAGTKVKVSAKAGSADLVADVTTAIKPGVVSFPLTFAAATVKLEKTEVQ from the coding sequence ATGGACTTCACATACGTACCAAGCACCTGCCCCTACTGTGGCAATGGTTGCGGTATCAACCTGGTCGTCAAGGATGGCAAGGTTGCCGGGATATCACCCTGGCACCGCAACCCGGTCAACGAGGGCAAGGTCTGTATACGCGGCAACAAGTCGTTCGAGTTTGTCAACAGCCCGGCCCGGATTACCACCCCGCTCATAAAAAAAGACGGCAAATTTGCCGAAGCCAGCTGGGAAGATGCATACAAGGAGATTGCAGGTCATCTGAAAGGAGCCAAGGCTGACGAGATCGCATTTGTCGCATCCGGCCGCGCCTGCAATGAGGACAACTACGTCTTCAAGAACCTTGCAGCCAATGTCATCAAGACTGCCAACATCGACTACTGCGGCCGCCGCTGCAATGGGGAGGTTGTCAGGAGCATCGCATCTGCATTCGGCACCGGTGCAATGACCAACTCTGTCGCTGACATCAGCCAGGCCAAGGCTATCCTTGTCGTGGGTTCGAACCCGCTCGATGAGAATCCACTTGCCGGACGACAGATCATCCTTGCAAGAAAGAACGGCGCGAAAGTCATTGTTCTTGACGCCCGCACAACGGCAACTGCCCGCATCGCCGACCTCCACGTTGCCTGCAACCCGGGTACCGAAGTTGCCTTCCTGATGGGGCTCATGAACGCCATCATCAGCGCCGGTAAGGAGAACAAGGACTTCATTGCAAAGAAGACCAAAGACTTCGAGAAAGTCAAGGGCGCAGTCGCCCCGTGCAGTCCCGACCAGGTTGCCAAGATCTGCGGTGTCGCAGCCGAGACCGTTGCAAAGGCTGCCGAGATTTACGCTGCAGCACCTGCCTGTGTCATCACTTCGGCAGGAGCATCAGACGGCGAACTTGCCAAGGCATGTATTGACATCCAGATCCTCACCGGCAATGTCGGCAAGGCGGGCGCAGGTGTCAACCTTCTCCGCGGCAAGAGCAATGGCCAGGGCGCCATGGACATGGACTGCGTTCCCGGTGCAAACGGCCAGAACCTCCCCCAGATGATCGATGCGATCAACGCGGGTAAGATCAAGACCATGTACGTCATGGGCGAGAATGTTGCAGCCGGTGGCGCAAAAGCAGTCGAAGCCCTCGGCAAGCTCGGTTTCCTCGTTGTCCAGGACATGTTCATGACCGAGACTGCGGCAAAGGCCCATGTTGTCCTGCCATCTGCAGCTTTTGCAGAGCGCGACGGGACTGTCACGAACAGCGAACGCCGTGTCCAGCGCGTCAGAAAGGCTGTCGAGCCTGCAGGATCCGCAAAGGCTGACTGGCAGATCATCTGCGATGTGGCAAAAGCACTCGGTGCTGATAAGGACTTTGCATTCAAGAGTGCAGAAGAAGTCTTCACTGACATCGCAAAACATGTCCCCCACTATGCCGGTATCACCTACGCAGCTCTCGAGAAACCCGAGGCAGTCCAGTGGCCCGCAGCCGGTGGAAAATTCGGAACCGCCATCCTCTTTGCCGACAAGTTCGGAACCTCCGATGGCAAGGCAGCATTTGCAACCTTTGCATTCAAGGCCCCCGAAGCAGTCAGCACAGAATTCCCGTTCGCGGTTGCTCCCCAGTGGCCCATGGGTACCCTCTCCCTGAATACCCCTTCCATTGTCCGGGAATGGCCGGAAGCAAAAATTGTCATCAACAAGGAAGATGCCAAGAAACTCGGCATCAATGCAGGCACAAAGGTCAAAGTATCCGCAAAAGCCGGCTCCGCAGACCTTGTAGCTGACGTGACCACCGCAATCAAGCCGGGTGTTGTCTCGTTCCCGCTCACGTTTGCAGCTGCCACAGTGAAACTCGAGAAGACGGAGGTGCAGTAA
- a CDS encoding Coenzyme F420 hydrogenase/dehydrogenase, beta subunit C-terminal domain, translating to MAKKGDMLYAWTNDADIKKKAELGGAVTALWKHALDAKVVDAVLVISKGKDLYDAKPTLVKSSAELANTAGSLHCGTLLLPKLIKKYFDGASNMKLGVTVKGCDAMAFYELAKRKQINLDNIIMIGVNCGGSVSPVLARKMIADKYGVDPDMVHKEEIDKGQFIIEFEGGHKGISVDELEEHGYGRRSNCRRCKMKVPRQADLACGNWGVIGEKAGKATFVEVCSEKGAKLIDGAVKSGVLSTEASNPKGLEIRGKVEGAMLKLGEKWRKHDFEALGEGKDRLKTIMSETSRCIKCYSCISACPICYCVDCSTKNPAYVTPGEVPPNFMFHLIRFAHIADSCVNCGQCQELCPSEIPNALFMHSQQVELEKMFGHVPGVDMELPLMAYAEEKTERARLHNTGSDMIYQNVFNPLKGH from the coding sequence ATGGCAAAGAAAGGCGACATGCTGTATGCATGGACCAATGATGCGGACATCAAGAAGAAAGCAGAGCTGGGTGGTGCCGTCACCGCGCTCTGGAAACACGCGCTCGATGCCAAGGTTGTTGATGCAGTCCTCGTCATCTCCAAGGGTAAGGATCTCTATGATGCAAAGCCGACACTTGTGAAGAGCTCGGCAGAACTTGCCAACACGGCCGGATCGCTCCACTGCGGTACCCTGCTCCTGCCCAAGCTCATCAAGAAGTATTTCGATGGCGCGAGCAACATGAAACTTGGTGTCACCGTCAAGGGCTGCGATGCCATGGCCTTCTACGAGCTGGCCAAGAGGAAGCAGATCAACCTCGACAACATCATCATGATCGGTGTCAACTGCGGTGGATCGGTCAGCCCGGTCCTTGCCCGTAAGATGATTGCCGACAAGTATGGCGTTGACCCGGACATGGTCCACAAGGAAGAGATCGACAAGGGCCAGTTCATCATCGAGTTCGAGGGTGGCCACAAGGGCATCTCCGTTGATGAACTCGAAGAACACGGTTATGGCCGGCGCAGCAACTGCCGCCGCTGCAAGATGAAAGTCCCCCGCCAGGCAGACCTTGCCTGCGGTAACTGGGGAGTCATCGGTGAAAAGGCCGGAAAAGCCACGTTTGTCGAGGTCTGCTCCGAGAAAGGTGCCAAACTGATTGACGGCGCTGTCAAGTCCGGTGTGCTCTCAACCGAGGCATCCAACCCCAAGGGCCTTGAGATCCGCGGAAAAGTCGAGGGGGCCATGCTCAAGCTCGGCGAGAAGTGGCGCAAGCACGACTTCGAAGCACTCGGAGAAGGCAAGGACCGGTTAAAGACAATCATGAGCGAGACCTCCCGCTGTATCAAGTGCTACAGCTGCATCTCGGCCTGCCCGATCTGCTACTGCGTTGACTGCTCGACGAAGAACCCGGCCTATGTCACCCCCGGGGAAGTCCCGCCGAACTTCATGTTCCACCTTATCCGTTTTGCCCACATTGCCGACTCCTGCGTGAACTGCGGACAGTGCCAGGAACTCTGCCCGTCAGAGATCCCCAACGCCCTCTTCATGCATTCCCAGCAGGTCGAGCTCGAGAAGATGTTCGGGCATGTGCCCGGTGTTGACATGGAACTCCCGCTCATGGCCTATGCAGAGGAAAAAACCGAGCGTGCCCGGCTCCACAATACCGGCAGCGACATGATCTACCAGAACGTGTTCAACCCACTCAAGGGACACTAA